The following coding sequences are from one Gadus macrocephalus chromosome 3, ASM3116895v1 window:
- the stox2a gene encoding storkhead-box protein 2 isoform X2, with protein sequence MKKNRSSAVGGSGGVGGVGGAGARRAWAGADPSERPAERNLPSRGEKDARAPKQHLPPPPPPHFSPSPPGYRVAGDVSPINMSPVSQSQFIPLGEILCLAVSSMNSAHKPVTREALEEHLTSSFPGVPTPSSEVVRHTLNMLVRERKIYPTPEGYFVVTPQTYYITPSLIRTNNKWYHLDDRLTDRTPPQSLPPQPQLQCTPPPSGNATPSALRERPVRKNHGDAYNAPGDDASRGHPSAPGAAAPPGKTLKEHRADLYAAKPPKDRSAGAGEAAPSPLSKEHGGEPPSYPHPHPPPPPPPAQPTAPTEAAEKGKGAPSSFPFKTDTLSKKKEGSGGSSAGVEKQSKRFGLRLFRLSFKKDKMRQLATFSAQFPPEEWPLRDEDVPAAPIPRDVEMEIIRRINPDLTVENVARHTAVMKRLEEERAHKNKSALHHNARSRRGRGHRRLPHGKSRSHSKPRTCRGDPSDASNWDLVFMERDYRFFSHSLVRSPREAMYTLERTRGGGATYLVHSNPNITESYCPVAPEWDVSGELAKRRTEMPFPEPSRGTTKESKVQRSHSHNQDRKSRHERSDQAKERSRSMDNSLKGPSLGAPENYEHGPEERSHYFTDDGTLRATQKSSHFSRIMFSAAKFHSDFNVPDLGKGSLDESRSHRNTAERNKSRDSLPTYNELMGLSPKPSTEDYFQCNTSNETILTAPSPQAKSEYDTLTSSGGLHKGSPADRQTPHLTSPHAMEYKEELAAAAKGPGGGPVRLTPSQTPELLQSARLTPHQHNVDPGGGGGGGGGGGGGGAAGGAASLKRKEIFSKDTLFKPPHNSALPAGYADGGGYSKSGTLRKASHAKSTEALDNPEPQQPSNSATSSASPAALQVCVEPSGGCGGGGGGGGASASFDYYNVSDDEDEDDEEADEDSHKESLTAEDGPDHGDCGGVGGGGGGGGGCGGGVGGVGEGTMQWLLEREKEHELQRKLETNLTLLSPKETEGGGGQKSAHSARLDSMDSSSVTVDSGFNSPRTRESLASNTSSIVESNRRQNPALSPGHMGTPGHIGLPFSFRAIPEPPSAQPEKLQKPSNCLASITSV encoded by the exons ATGAAGAAGAACCGTAGCAGCGCCGTCGGCGGCAGCGGGGGAGTGGGTGGTGTCGGCGGCGCCGGCGCTAGGCGGGCCTGGGCCGGCGCCGACCCGTCGGAGCGCCCGGCCGAACGCAACCTCCCCTCCCGCGGCGAGAAAGACGCGCGGGCGCCCAAGCaacatctccctccccctcctcccccccacttcTCTCCGTCCCCACCGGGTTACCGTGTGGCAG GTGATGTGTCTCCAATCAACATGTCACCAGTCAGCCAGTCGCAGTTCATCCCGCTGGGGGAGATCTTGTGTCTGGCCGTCTCCTCCATGAACTCAGCCCACAAGCCTGTCACCCGCGAGGCCTTGGAGGAACATCTCACCTCCAGCTTCCCAG GTGTTCCCACCCCCAGCTCTGAGGTGGTGCGACACACGCTCAACAtgctggtgagagagaggaagatctACCCCACGCCGGAGGGCTACTTCGTCGTCACTCCCCAGACCTACTACAtcaccccctctctcatcaGGACCAACAACAAGTGGTACCACCTGGACGACCGGCTCACCGACCGCACGCCCCCGcagtccctcccccctcagccccagcTGCAGTGCACCCCTCCCCCGTCCGGCAACGCCACGCCTTCCGCCCTGCGGGAGCGGCCCGTCCGCAAGAACCACGGCGACGCCTACAACGCCCCCGGCGACGACGCGTCCAGGGGCCACCCGTCGGCCCCCGGCGCGGCGGCCCCCCCGGGCAAGACCCTGAAGGAGCACCGGGCCGACCTCTACGCCGCCAAGCCTCCCAAGGACCGCAGCGCCGGGGCCGGGGAGGCCGCGCCCAGCCCGCTCTCCAAGGAGCACGGCGGGGAGCCCCCCTcgtacccccacccccaccctccgccgccgccgccgcccgcccaGCCCACGGCGCCCACGGAGGCGGCGGAGAAGGGCAAGGGCGCGCCGTCGTCGTTCCCCTTCAAGACGGACACGCTGAGCAAGAAGAAGGAgggcagcggcggcagcagcgccGGCGTGGAGAAGCAGTCCAAGCGCTTCGGCCTGCGGCTCTTCCGCCTGAGCTTCAAGAAGGACAAGATGAGGCAGCTGGCCACCTTCTCGGCCCAGTTCCCGCCGGAGGAGTGGCCCCTGCGCGACGAGGACGTGCCGGCCGCGCCCATCCCCCGGGACGTGGAGATGGAGATCATCCGCCGCATCAACCCGGACCTGACGGTGGAGAACGTGGCGCGCCACACGGCCGTGATGAagcggctggaggaggagcgggcgcaCAAGAACAAGAGCGCGCTGCACCACAACGCGCGCAGccgcagggggcggggccaccggAGGCTGCCGCACGGGAAGTCGCGCTCGCACAGCAAACCGCGGACGTGCCGGGGGGACCCGTCGGACGCCTCCAACTGGGACCTGGTGTTCATGGAGCGGGACTACCGCTTCTTCAGCCACTCCCTGGTGCGCTCGCCGCGGGAGGCCATGTACACGCTGGAGCGCacgcgcggcggcggcgccacGTACCTGGTGCACAGCAACCCCAACATCACCGAGTCGTACTGCCCCGTCGCGCCCGAGTGGGACGTGTCCGGGGAGCTGGCCAAGAGGAGGACGGAGATGCCTTTCCCTGAGCCCTCACGGGGCACCACCAAGGAGTCCAAGGTGCAGCGGAGCCACAGTCACAATCAGGACAGGAAGTCGCGCCACGAGCGCTCGGACCAGGCCAAGGAGCGCTCCCGCTCCATGGACAACTCGCTGAAGGGCCCGTCGCTGGGCGCGCCCGAGAACTACGAGCACGGCCCGGAGGAGCGCAGTCACTACTTCACCGATGACGGAACGCTGCGGGCTACCCAGAAGTCCTCCCACTTCTCAAGGATCATGTTCTCTGCTGCTAAGTTCCACTCTGATTTCAATGTGCCTGATTTGGGGAAAGGGAGCTTGGACGAGTCGAGGAGCCACCGGAACACGGCGGAGAGGAACAAAAGCAGAGACAGCCTGCCCACCTACAACGAGCTCATGGGCCTTTCTCCCAAGCCCTCGACGGAGGACTACTTCCAGTGCAATACGTCCAACGAAACAATCCTTACTGCCCCGTCGCCTCAGGCAAAATCAGAATATGACACGCTAACCTCATCAGGGGGACTCCACAAGGGCTCTCCGGCCGACCGCCAGACgcctcacctcacctctccACACGCCATGGAGTACAAAGAGgagctggcggcggcggccaagGGCCCGGGCGGCGGCCCCGTGCGTCTGACCCCCAGCCAGACGCCGGAGCTGCTGCAGAGCGCCCGCCTCACGCCGCACCAACACAACGTGGaccccggcgggggggggggcgggggaggcggcggcggcggggggggcgcgGCCGGCGGCGCCGCTTCCCTCAAGAGGAAGGAGATCTTCAGCAAGGACACCCTGTTCAAGCCCCCGCACAACAGCGCCTTGCCGGCGGGCTACGCCGACGGCGGCGGCTACTCCAAGTCCGGCACCTTGCGGAAGGCCTCGCACGCCAAATCAACAGAGGCCCTCGACAATCCTGAGCCCCAGCAGCCTTCAAATTCAGCCACTTCCTCCGCCTCGCCGGCGGCCCTGCAGGTCTGCGTGGAGCCCagcggcggctgcggcggcggcggtggcggcggcggcgcctcCGCCTCCTTCGACTACTACAACGTCTcggacgacgaggacgaggacgacgaaGAGGCGGACGAAGACTCGCACAAGGAGTCGCTGACGGCCGAGGACGGCCCGGACCACGGGGATTGCGGTGGCgtgggcgggggcggcggcggcggggggggttgCGGGGGTGGTGTCGGGGGGGTCGGGGAGGGCACCATGCAGTGGCTGctggagcgggagaaggagcaCGAGCTGCAGCGTAAGCTGGAGACCAACCTGACCCTGCTGAGCCCCAAGGAGACggagggcggcggcgggcaGAAGTCGGCGCACTCGGCCCGCCTGGACAGCATGGACAGCAGCAGTGTGACGGTGGACAGCGGCTTCAATTCGCCCAG GACGCGGGAGAGCCTAGCCTCCAACACCTCCAGCATCGTGGAGAGCAATAGGAGACAGAACCCCGCGCTGAGCCCCGGCCACATGGGCACCCCGGGCCACATCGGCCTGCCCTTCAGCTTCCGGGCCATCCCAGAACCGCCCAGCGCCCAGCCCGAGAAGCTCCAGAAACCCTCCAACTGTCTGGCCTCCATCACCAGTGTGTGA
- the stox2a gene encoding storkhead-box protein 2 isoform X3, with amino-acid sequence MSPVSQSQFIPLGEILCLAVSSMNSAHKPVTREALEEHLTSSFPGVPTPSSEVVRHTLNMLVRERKIYPTPEGYFVVTPQTYYITPSLIRTNNKWYHLDDRLTDRTPPQSLPPQPQLQCTPPPSGNATPSALRERPVRKNHGDAYNAPGDDASRGHPSAPGAAAPPGKTLKEHRADLYAAKPPKDRSAGAGEAAPSPLSKEHGGEPPSYPHPHPPPPPPPAQPTAPTEAAEKGKGAPSSFPFKTDTLSKKKEGSGGSSAGVEKQSKRFGLRLFRLSFKKDKMRQLATFSAQFPPEEWPLRDEDVPAAPIPRDVEMEIIRRINPDLTVENVARHTAVMKRLEEERAHKNKSALHHNARSRRGRGHRRLPHGKSRSHSKPRTCRGDPSDASNWDLVFMERDYRFFSHSLVRSPREAMYTLERTRGGGATYLVHSNPNITESYCPVAPEWDVSGELAKRRTEMPFPEPSRGTTKESKVQRSHSHNQDRKSRHERSDQAKERSRSMDNSLKGPSLGAPENYEHGPEERSHYFTDDGTLRATQKSSHFSRIMFSAAKFHSDFNVPDLGKGSLDESRSHRNTAERNKSRDSLPTYNELMGLSPKPSTEDYFQCNTSNETILTAPSPQAKSEYDTLTSSGGLHKGSPADRQTPHLTSPHAMEYKEELAAAAKGPGGGPVRLTPSQTPELLQSARLTPHQHNVDPGGGGGGGGGGGGGGAAGGAASLKRKEIFSKDTLFKPPHNSALPAGYADGGGYSKSGTLRKASHAKSTEALDNPEPQQPSNSATSSASPAALQVCVEPSGGCGGGGGGGGASASFDYYNVSDDEDEDDEEADEDSHKESLTAEDGPDHGDCGGVGGGGGGGGGCGGGVGGVGEGTMQWLLEREKEHELQRKLETNLTLLSPKETEGGGGQKSAHSARLDSMDSSSVTVDSGFNSPRTRESLASNTSSIVESNRRQNPALSPGHMGTPGHIGLPFSFRAIPEPPSAQPEKLQKPSNCLASITSV; translated from the exons ATGTCACCAGTCAGCCAGTCGCAGTTCATCCCGCTGGGGGAGATCTTGTGTCTGGCCGTCTCCTCCATGAACTCAGCCCACAAGCCTGTCACCCGCGAGGCCTTGGAGGAACATCTCACCTCCAGCTTCCCAG GTGTTCCCACCCCCAGCTCTGAGGTGGTGCGACACACGCTCAACAtgctggtgagagagaggaagatctACCCCACGCCGGAGGGCTACTTCGTCGTCACTCCCCAGACCTACTACAtcaccccctctctcatcaGGACCAACAACAAGTGGTACCACCTGGACGACCGGCTCACCGACCGCACGCCCCCGcagtccctcccccctcagccccagcTGCAGTGCACCCCTCCCCCGTCCGGCAACGCCACGCCTTCCGCCCTGCGGGAGCGGCCCGTCCGCAAGAACCACGGCGACGCCTACAACGCCCCCGGCGACGACGCGTCCAGGGGCCACCCGTCGGCCCCCGGCGCGGCGGCCCCCCCGGGCAAGACCCTGAAGGAGCACCGGGCCGACCTCTACGCCGCCAAGCCTCCCAAGGACCGCAGCGCCGGGGCCGGGGAGGCCGCGCCCAGCCCGCTCTCCAAGGAGCACGGCGGGGAGCCCCCCTcgtacccccacccccaccctccgccgccgccgccgcccgcccaGCCCACGGCGCCCACGGAGGCGGCGGAGAAGGGCAAGGGCGCGCCGTCGTCGTTCCCCTTCAAGACGGACACGCTGAGCAAGAAGAAGGAgggcagcggcggcagcagcgccGGCGTGGAGAAGCAGTCCAAGCGCTTCGGCCTGCGGCTCTTCCGCCTGAGCTTCAAGAAGGACAAGATGAGGCAGCTGGCCACCTTCTCGGCCCAGTTCCCGCCGGAGGAGTGGCCCCTGCGCGACGAGGACGTGCCGGCCGCGCCCATCCCCCGGGACGTGGAGATGGAGATCATCCGCCGCATCAACCCGGACCTGACGGTGGAGAACGTGGCGCGCCACACGGCCGTGATGAagcggctggaggaggagcgggcgcaCAAGAACAAGAGCGCGCTGCACCACAACGCGCGCAGccgcagggggcggggccaccggAGGCTGCCGCACGGGAAGTCGCGCTCGCACAGCAAACCGCGGACGTGCCGGGGGGACCCGTCGGACGCCTCCAACTGGGACCTGGTGTTCATGGAGCGGGACTACCGCTTCTTCAGCCACTCCCTGGTGCGCTCGCCGCGGGAGGCCATGTACACGCTGGAGCGCacgcgcggcggcggcgccacGTACCTGGTGCACAGCAACCCCAACATCACCGAGTCGTACTGCCCCGTCGCGCCCGAGTGGGACGTGTCCGGGGAGCTGGCCAAGAGGAGGACGGAGATGCCTTTCCCTGAGCCCTCACGGGGCACCACCAAGGAGTCCAAGGTGCAGCGGAGCCACAGTCACAATCAGGACAGGAAGTCGCGCCACGAGCGCTCGGACCAGGCCAAGGAGCGCTCCCGCTCCATGGACAACTCGCTGAAGGGCCCGTCGCTGGGCGCGCCCGAGAACTACGAGCACGGCCCGGAGGAGCGCAGTCACTACTTCACCGATGACGGAACGCTGCGGGCTACCCAGAAGTCCTCCCACTTCTCAAGGATCATGTTCTCTGCTGCTAAGTTCCACTCTGATTTCAATGTGCCTGATTTGGGGAAAGGGAGCTTGGACGAGTCGAGGAGCCACCGGAACACGGCGGAGAGGAACAAAAGCAGAGACAGCCTGCCCACCTACAACGAGCTCATGGGCCTTTCTCCCAAGCCCTCGACGGAGGACTACTTCCAGTGCAATACGTCCAACGAAACAATCCTTACTGCCCCGTCGCCTCAGGCAAAATCAGAATATGACACGCTAACCTCATCAGGGGGACTCCACAAGGGCTCTCCGGCCGACCGCCAGACgcctcacctcacctctccACACGCCATGGAGTACAAAGAGgagctggcggcggcggccaagGGCCCGGGCGGCGGCCCCGTGCGTCTGACCCCCAGCCAGACGCCGGAGCTGCTGCAGAGCGCCCGCCTCACGCCGCACCAACACAACGTGGaccccggcgggggggggggcgggggaggcggcggcggcggggggggcgcgGCCGGCGGCGCCGCTTCCCTCAAGAGGAAGGAGATCTTCAGCAAGGACACCCTGTTCAAGCCCCCGCACAACAGCGCCTTGCCGGCGGGCTACGCCGACGGCGGCGGCTACTCCAAGTCCGGCACCTTGCGGAAGGCCTCGCACGCCAAATCAACAGAGGCCCTCGACAATCCTGAGCCCCAGCAGCCTTCAAATTCAGCCACTTCCTCCGCCTCGCCGGCGGCCCTGCAGGTCTGCGTGGAGCCCagcggcggctgcggcggcggcggtggcggcggcggcgcctcCGCCTCCTTCGACTACTACAACGTCTcggacgacgaggacgaggacgacgaaGAGGCGGACGAAGACTCGCACAAGGAGTCGCTGACGGCCGAGGACGGCCCGGACCACGGGGATTGCGGTGGCgtgggcgggggcggcggcggcggggggggttgCGGGGGTGGTGTCGGGGGGGTCGGGGAGGGCACCATGCAGTGGCTGctggagcgggagaaggagcaCGAGCTGCAGCGTAAGCTGGAGACCAACCTGACCCTGCTGAGCCCCAAGGAGACggagggcggcggcgggcaGAAGTCGGCGCACTCGGCCCGCCTGGACAGCATGGACAGCAGCAGTGTGACGGTGGACAGCGGCTTCAATTCGCCCAG GACGCGGGAGAGCCTAGCCTCCAACACCTCCAGCATCGTGGAGAGCAATAGGAGACAGAACCCCGCGCTGAGCCCCGGCCACATGGGCACCCCGGGCCACATCGGCCTGCCCTTCAGCTTCCGGGCCATCCCAGAACCGCCCAGCGCCCAGCCCGAGAAGCTCCAGAAACCCTCCAACTGTCTGGCCTCCATCACCAGTGTGTGA
- the stox2a gene encoding storkhead-box protein 2 isoform X1: MAKCFQIAPNAIALVLSRVRGDREDTTSNKPSEKLKRLTGYEIFADFKAANMQHFWNKGMIHALSEIFCLGWIDQHVLLVQGKEEHLDVLRNGWARRVLSPPAGFLIKCIGDVSPINMSPVSQSQFIPLGEILCLAVSSMNSAHKPVTREALEEHLTSSFPGVPTPSSEVVRHTLNMLVRERKIYPTPEGYFVVTPQTYYITPSLIRTNNKWYHLDDRLTDRTPPQSLPPQPQLQCTPPPSGNATPSALRERPVRKNHGDAYNAPGDDASRGHPSAPGAAAPPGKTLKEHRADLYAAKPPKDRSAGAGEAAPSPLSKEHGGEPPSYPHPHPPPPPPPAQPTAPTEAAEKGKGAPSSFPFKTDTLSKKKEGSGGSSAGVEKQSKRFGLRLFRLSFKKDKMRQLATFSAQFPPEEWPLRDEDVPAAPIPRDVEMEIIRRINPDLTVENVARHTAVMKRLEEERAHKNKSALHHNARSRRGRGHRRLPHGKSRSHSKPRTCRGDPSDASNWDLVFMERDYRFFSHSLVRSPREAMYTLERTRGGGATYLVHSNPNITESYCPVAPEWDVSGELAKRRTEMPFPEPSRGTTKESKVQRSHSHNQDRKSRHERSDQAKERSRSMDNSLKGPSLGAPENYEHGPEERSHYFTDDGTLRATQKSSHFSRIMFSAAKFHSDFNVPDLGKGSLDESRSHRNTAERNKSRDSLPTYNELMGLSPKPSTEDYFQCNTSNETILTAPSPQAKSEYDTLTSSGGLHKGSPADRQTPHLTSPHAMEYKEELAAAAKGPGGGPVRLTPSQTPELLQSARLTPHQHNVDPGGGGGGGGGGGGGGAAGGAASLKRKEIFSKDTLFKPPHNSALPAGYADGGGYSKSGTLRKASHAKSTEALDNPEPQQPSNSATSSASPAALQVCVEPSGGCGGGGGGGGASASFDYYNVSDDEDEDDEEADEDSHKESLTAEDGPDHGDCGGVGGGGGGGGGCGGGVGGVGEGTMQWLLEREKEHELQRKLETNLTLLSPKETEGGGGQKSAHSARLDSMDSSSVTVDSGFNSPRTRESLASNTSSIVESNRRQNPALSPGHMGTPGHIGLPFSFRAIPEPPSAQPEKLQKPSNCLASITSV, from the exons GTGATGTGTCTCCAATCAACATGTCACCAGTCAGCCAGTCGCAGTTCATCCCGCTGGGGGAGATCTTGTGTCTGGCCGTCTCCTCCATGAACTCAGCCCACAAGCCTGTCACCCGCGAGGCCTTGGAGGAACATCTCACCTCCAGCTTCCCAG GTGTTCCCACCCCCAGCTCTGAGGTGGTGCGACACACGCTCAACAtgctggtgagagagaggaagatctACCCCACGCCGGAGGGCTACTTCGTCGTCACTCCCCAGACCTACTACAtcaccccctctctcatcaGGACCAACAACAAGTGGTACCACCTGGACGACCGGCTCACCGACCGCACGCCCCCGcagtccctcccccctcagccccagcTGCAGTGCACCCCTCCCCCGTCCGGCAACGCCACGCCTTCCGCCCTGCGGGAGCGGCCCGTCCGCAAGAACCACGGCGACGCCTACAACGCCCCCGGCGACGACGCGTCCAGGGGCCACCCGTCGGCCCCCGGCGCGGCGGCCCCCCCGGGCAAGACCCTGAAGGAGCACCGGGCCGACCTCTACGCCGCCAAGCCTCCCAAGGACCGCAGCGCCGGGGCCGGGGAGGCCGCGCCCAGCCCGCTCTCCAAGGAGCACGGCGGGGAGCCCCCCTcgtacccccacccccaccctccgccgccgccgccgcccgcccaGCCCACGGCGCCCACGGAGGCGGCGGAGAAGGGCAAGGGCGCGCCGTCGTCGTTCCCCTTCAAGACGGACACGCTGAGCAAGAAGAAGGAgggcagcggcggcagcagcgccGGCGTGGAGAAGCAGTCCAAGCGCTTCGGCCTGCGGCTCTTCCGCCTGAGCTTCAAGAAGGACAAGATGAGGCAGCTGGCCACCTTCTCGGCCCAGTTCCCGCCGGAGGAGTGGCCCCTGCGCGACGAGGACGTGCCGGCCGCGCCCATCCCCCGGGACGTGGAGATGGAGATCATCCGCCGCATCAACCCGGACCTGACGGTGGAGAACGTGGCGCGCCACACGGCCGTGATGAagcggctggaggaggagcgggcgcaCAAGAACAAGAGCGCGCTGCACCACAACGCGCGCAGccgcagggggcggggccaccggAGGCTGCCGCACGGGAAGTCGCGCTCGCACAGCAAACCGCGGACGTGCCGGGGGGACCCGTCGGACGCCTCCAACTGGGACCTGGTGTTCATGGAGCGGGACTACCGCTTCTTCAGCCACTCCCTGGTGCGCTCGCCGCGGGAGGCCATGTACACGCTGGAGCGCacgcgcggcggcggcgccacGTACCTGGTGCACAGCAACCCCAACATCACCGAGTCGTACTGCCCCGTCGCGCCCGAGTGGGACGTGTCCGGGGAGCTGGCCAAGAGGAGGACGGAGATGCCTTTCCCTGAGCCCTCACGGGGCACCACCAAGGAGTCCAAGGTGCAGCGGAGCCACAGTCACAATCAGGACAGGAAGTCGCGCCACGAGCGCTCGGACCAGGCCAAGGAGCGCTCCCGCTCCATGGACAACTCGCTGAAGGGCCCGTCGCTGGGCGCGCCCGAGAACTACGAGCACGGCCCGGAGGAGCGCAGTCACTACTTCACCGATGACGGAACGCTGCGGGCTACCCAGAAGTCCTCCCACTTCTCAAGGATCATGTTCTCTGCTGCTAAGTTCCACTCTGATTTCAATGTGCCTGATTTGGGGAAAGGGAGCTTGGACGAGTCGAGGAGCCACCGGAACACGGCGGAGAGGAACAAAAGCAGAGACAGCCTGCCCACCTACAACGAGCTCATGGGCCTTTCTCCCAAGCCCTCGACGGAGGACTACTTCCAGTGCAATACGTCCAACGAAACAATCCTTACTGCCCCGTCGCCTCAGGCAAAATCAGAATATGACACGCTAACCTCATCAGGGGGACTCCACAAGGGCTCTCCGGCCGACCGCCAGACgcctcacctcacctctccACACGCCATGGAGTACAAAGAGgagctggcggcggcggccaagGGCCCGGGCGGCGGCCCCGTGCGTCTGACCCCCAGCCAGACGCCGGAGCTGCTGCAGAGCGCCCGCCTCACGCCGCACCAACACAACGTGGaccccggcgggggggggggcgggggaggcggcggcggcggggggggcgcgGCCGGCGGCGCCGCTTCCCTCAAGAGGAAGGAGATCTTCAGCAAGGACACCCTGTTCAAGCCCCCGCACAACAGCGCCTTGCCGGCGGGCTACGCCGACGGCGGCGGCTACTCCAAGTCCGGCACCTTGCGGAAGGCCTCGCACGCCAAATCAACAGAGGCCCTCGACAATCCTGAGCCCCAGCAGCCTTCAAATTCAGCCACTTCCTCCGCCTCGCCGGCGGCCCTGCAGGTCTGCGTGGAGCCCagcggcggctgcggcggcggcggtggcggcggcggcgcctcCGCCTCCTTCGACTACTACAACGTCTcggacgacgaggacgaggacgacgaaGAGGCGGACGAAGACTCGCACAAGGAGTCGCTGACGGCCGAGGACGGCCCGGACCACGGGGATTGCGGTGGCgtgggcgggggcggcggcggcggggggggttgCGGGGGTGGTGTCGGGGGGGTCGGGGAGGGCACCATGCAGTGGCTGctggagcgggagaaggagcaCGAGCTGCAGCGTAAGCTGGAGACCAACCTGACCCTGCTGAGCCCCAAGGAGACggagggcggcggcgggcaGAAGTCGGCGCACTCGGCCCGCCTGGACAGCATGGACAGCAGCAGTGTGACGGTGGACAGCGGCTTCAATTCGCCCAG GACGCGGGAGAGCCTAGCCTCCAACACCTCCAGCATCGTGGAGAGCAATAGGAGACAGAACCCCGCGCTGAGCCCCGGCCACATGGGCACCCCGGGCCACATCGGCCTGCCCTTCAGCTTCCGGGCCATCCCAGAACCGCCCAGCGCCCAGCCCGAGAAGCTCCAGAAACCCTCCAACTGTCTGGCCTCCATCACCAGTGTGTGA